The Macrobrachium rosenbergii isolate ZJJX-2024 chromosome 8, ASM4041242v1, whole genome shotgun sequence genome includes a region encoding these proteins:
- the LOC136841299 gene encoding uncharacterized protein has translation MLRRGPHSTPRGTARRSPRGTASRNATPARRRNEGQDLLQALVGIMAQGRPHGSASAGVRAMCPDKCSYEMTQSSFREWCRSMSDWLALGNVSGENALISIRLNCDEKLRMAIDATHSEAQWNSLTSSEAFDKLEEITTKSVNKTVAWDKIFSAQQGDQETTKSFVHRSQQLALDCGFKCPHCRADLNDFVLVQRITSGLSNVGLKQEILQDQENFNTVQKLLRKCEIYESTEKDSISTRGRANVASLVKRDEIGSGLIESGVEGDSKVIASYRSNNGDKGNGRGRGSSKPTGSSKSDARCKKCGGRSHWQGKCPADNVKCFQCGIMGHFAKFCHQGTQEPAKTAPIVDASVTSCTVAYPPADKRQVGLCAAVGKLPTVKIKIKHEFSCESVIVEAIPDTGAEVCVVGVDLLPKLGLKVPNLSLCNVIVNHAGEKSLKIYGTVDMLIELGHKSVSTSVIVVQGTTRFYMSLGVCKSLGLVHAKFPNHTVATVHDVTQKPPVSTNPHQTHEENGCSRVGDVGREREMPYPAMEENVQRLRDWLLQRFAKTTFNVSRNPLPMMKGAPHHIHLREGATPHACHTPIPVPKHWEADVKAQLDEDVKLGVIREVPAGTATDWCARMVVVTKKNGKPRRTVDYQELNKNCKRETHHTCAPFEMVSSVPLRTYKTVVDAYAGFHQVPLDEESRQLTTFITPWERYQYCRTPMGHCSAPDAYTKRFDDVIIDVHRKYKCIDDVLLYDDSVREPFGILLIFCNYVERMGLR, from the coding sequence ATGCTAAGACGAGGCCCTCACAGTACACCCAGGGGCACAGCAAGACGTTCCCCCAGGGGCACTGCAAGCAGGAATGCAACACCGGCACGCCGACGCAACGAGGGACAGGACTTGTTACAGGCTTTGGTTGGCATCATGGCACAAGGAAGGCCACATGGATCAGCCTCGGCAGGTGTTAGGGCGATGTGCCCTGATAAGTGTAGCTATGAGATGACACAAAGCAGTTTTCGAGAATGGTGCCGCTCTATGAGCGATTGGCTGGCCTTAGGAAACGTTTCAGGAGAGAATGCACTTATCAGTATACGGTTAAACTGCGATGAGAAACTAAGGATGGCTATAGATGCAACACACTCAGAGGCTCAGTGGAACTCATTAACGTCCTCTGAGGCATTTGACAAACTGGAGGAGATTACAACGAAGTCTGTTAATAAGACAGTGGCGTGGGACAAGATTTTTTCAGCGCAACAAGGCGATCAAGAAACCACGAAATCCTTTGTGCACAGGTCCCAACAATTGGCCTTAGATTGTGGGTTTAAATGTCCTCACTGCCGTGCTGATCTGAATGATTTTGTGTTAGTTCAGCGGATAACAAGTGGTTTAAGCAATGTGGGACTTAAGCAAGAAATCCTACAGGATCAGGAAAATTTCAATACTGTGCAGAAACTGTTACGCAAATGTGAAATTTATGAATCCACAGAAAAGGATAGTATTAGCACTCGTGGAAGAGCAAACGTTGCTAGTTTGGTAAAAAGGGATGAGATAGGCTCAGGCCTAATTGAAAGTGGGGTAGAAGGTGATAGTAAAGTTATTGCTAGCTATAGGTCTAACAATGGTGACAAGGGAAACGGCCGGGGCCGTGGTAGTTCGAAACCAACTGGCAGCAGTAAGTCAGATGCCAGGTGTAAAAAGTGTGGTGGTCGTTCTCATTGGCAGGGAAAATGCCCTGCTGATAATGTTAAATGTTTTCAGTGTGGTATTATGGGGCACTTTGCTAAATTCTGTCATCAAGGGACACAAGAGCCCGCCAAAACGGCGCCTATTGTGGATGCATCTGTGACATCATGCACTGTTGCTTATCCACCTGCGGATAAAAGGCAGGTAGGCCTATGTGCGGCAGTGGGGAAACTGCCGAcggtgaaaataaagattaagcaTGAGTTTTCATGCGAGAGTGTCATTGTTGAGGCTATTCCAGACACTGGGGCAGAAGTGTGTGTAGTAGGGGTAGATTTGTTACCAAAATTAGGTTTGAAGGTACCTAACCTCTCTCTGTGTAATGTAATTGTAAATCACGCAGGGGAGAAGTCATTAAAAATATACGGGACTGTTGATATGCTAATAGAATTGGGGCATAAATCAGTGAGCACTAGTGTTATTGTTGTGCAAGGTACTACTCGTTTTTATATGTCCTTGGGAGTGTGTAAATCACTAGGCCTAGTGCATGCAAAGTTTCCCAATCATACTGTTGCTACCGTGCATGACGTCACTCAGAAACCCCCTGTGTCGACTAACCCCCACCAGACGCATGAAGAAAATGGTTGCTCACGGGTAGGGGATGTTGGTCGTGAGCGCGAGATGCCATACCCTGCCATGGAGGAAAATGTCCAAAGGCTGAGGGACTGGCTGCTGCAACGTTTTGCAAAGACTACTTTCAACGTTTCAAGAAACCCTTTGCCGATGATGAAAGGAGCCCCTCACCACATTCACCTGAGGGAAGGTGCCACCCCTCATGCATGTCATACACCCATACCAGTTCCTAAGCATTGGGAGGCCGATGTTAAGGCTCAGCTTGATGAAGATGTCAAATTAGGGGTAATTAGAGAGGTCCCTGCAGGTACAGCTACGGACTGGTGTGCCAGGATGGTAgtagtaacaaagaaaaatggtaaaccACGAAGGACCGTGGACTATCAAGAGCTTAATAAGAATTGCAAACGAGAAACACATCACACATGTGCTCCTTTTGAGATGGTCTCAAGTGTGCCACTTCGTACATATAAAACTGTAGTTGATGCCTATGCAGGATTCCACCAGGTGCCGTTAGATGAGGAAAGCCGACAGTTGACAACGTTTATTACACCATGGGAGAGATACCAGTATTGTCGAACACCTATGGGTCATTGCTCGGCCCCCGATGCATACACAAAAAGGTTCGATGACGTCATCATCGATGTACATAGGAAGTACAAGTGCATAGATGACGTATTGTTATATGACGACAGTGTCAGGGAGCCTTTTGGCATACTTTTGATTTTTTGCAattatgtggagagaatgggattACGCTAA